In a genomic window of Quercus lobata isolate SW786 chromosome 4, ValleyOak3.0 Primary Assembly, whole genome shotgun sequence:
- the LOC115985647 gene encoding cellulose synthase A catalytic subunit 3 [UDP-forming]-like, with the protein MESEGETAAKSSKTLGGQVCQICGDNVGKTVDGEPFIACDVCAFPVCRPCYEYERKDGNQSCPQCKTRYKRHKGSPAILGDREEDADADDGGSDFNYNLEDQNQKQKIAERMLSWHMTYGRGEDVGAPSYDKEVSHNHIPLLTNGTEVSGELSAASPERLSMASPGVGGGGKRIHPLPYSSDVNQSPNIRVVDPVREFGSPGLGNVAWKERVDGWKMKQEKNVVPMSTGQANSERGAGDNRDIDASTDVLVDDSLLNDEARQPLSRKVSIPSSRINPYRMVIVLRLIILSIFLHYRITNPVPNAYALWLISVICEIWFAMSWILDQFPKWLPVNRETYLDRLALRYDREGEPSQLAAVDIFVSTVDPLKEPPLVTANTVLSILSVDYPVDKVSCYVSDDGAAMLTFEALAETSEFARKWVPFSKKYNIEPRAPEWYFAQKIDYLKDKVQPSFVKDRRAMKREYEEFKVRINGLVAKAQKIPEEGWIMQDGTPWPGNNTRDHPGMIQVFLGQSGGLDAEGNELPRLVYVSREKRPGFQHHKKAGAMNALVRVSAVLTNGPFLLNLDCDHYINNSKALREAMCFLMDPNLGKHVCYVQFPQRFDGIDRNDRYANRNTVFFDINLRGLDGIQGPVYVGTGCVFNRTALYGYEPPLKPKHKKAGFLSSLCGGSRKKGSKSSKKGSDKKKSSKNVDPTVPIFSLEDIEEGVEGAGFDDEKSLLMSQMSLEKRFGQSAVFVASTLMENGGVPQSATPETLLKEAIHVISCGYEDKSEWGTEIGWIYGSVTEDILTGFKMHARGWRSIYCMPKRPAFKGSAPINLSDRLNQVLRWALGSVEILLSRHCPIWYGYNGRLKWLERFAYINTTIYPITALPLLMYCTLPAVCLLTNKFIIPQISNIASIWFISLFLSIFATGILEMRWSGVGIDEWWRNEQFWVIGGVSAHLFAVFQGLLKVLAGIDTNFTVTSKASDEDGDFAELYLFKWTTLLIPPTTLLIINLVGVVAGISYAINSGYQSWGPLFGKLFFAFWVIVHLYPFLKGLMGRQNRTPTIVVVWSILLASIFSLLWVRVDPFTTRVTGPDVTQCGINC; encoded by the exons ATGGAATCAGAAGGAGAAACTGCG GCAAAGTCCTCAAAGACCCTGGGTGGACAAGTCTGCCAGATCTGTGGCGATAATGTTGGGAAGACTGTAGATGGTGAGCCATTCATTGCCTGCGATGTTTGCGCATTTCCTGTTTGCAGACCTTGCTATGAGTACGAGAGGAAGGATGGGAATCAGTCTTGCCCTCAGTGCAAAACCCGATACAAAAGACACAAAG GTAGTCCTGCAATTCTCGGGGATAGAGAAGAGGATGCTGATGCTGATGATGGTGGCAGTGACTTCAATTACAATTTGGAAGATCAAAACCAAAAGCAAAAGATTGCAGAGCGCATGTTGAGCTGGCATATGACATATGGACGGGGGGAGGATGTAGGGGCTCCCAGTTATGATAAAGAGGTTTCTCACAACCACATTCCTTTGCTCACCAATGGAACAGAG GTTTCTGGAGAATTGTCTGCTGCATCACCTGAGCGTCTTTCTATGGCATCTCCTGGAGTTGGTGGTGGCGGGAAGCGTATCCATCCTCTCCCTTATTCATCTGATGTTAATCAATCGC CTAATATTAGGGTTGTGGATCCGGTAAGGGAATTTGGTTCACCAGGATTAGGAAATGTAGCCTGGAAAGAAAGAGTTGATGGCTGGAAGATGAAGCAGGAAAAGAATGTTGTTCCAATGAGCACTGGCCAAGCCAATTCTGAAAGGGGTGCTGGTGATAACCGTGATATTGATGCCAGCACCGATGTGCTTGTGGATGACTCTTTACT GAATGATGAAGCTCGGCAGCCCCTCTCAAGAAAGGTTTCTATTCCATCTTCTAGGATAAACCCTTATAGGATGGTCATTGTTCTGCGGCTCATtattctctccatttttttgCACTATCGAATAACAAATCCTGTGCCCAATGCCTATGCTCTGTGGTTAATATCTGTGATTTGTGAGATTTGGTTTGCAATGTCCTGGATATTGGATCAGTTCCCCAAGTGGCTGCCTGTAAACCGTGAAACATATCTTGACAGGCTTGCTCTGAG ATATGATCGTGAGGGAGAACCATCACAATTAGCTGCAGTTGACATATTTGTCAGTACTGTCGATCCATTGAAGGAGCCTCCTCTTGTGACAGCTAATACTGTGCTATCTATTCTCTCAGTCGACTACCCAGTTGACAAGGTCTCTTGCTATGTGTCTGATGATGGTGCTGCTATGTTGACATTTGAAGCTTTGGCTGAGACATCTGAATTTGCACGGAAATGGGTTCCTTTCTCCAAGAAATATAACATTGAGCCTCGGGCTCCAGAATGGTACTTTGCACAAAAGATTGACTACTTGAAAGATAAGGTTCAACCATCATTTGTCAAAGATCGTAGAGCTATGAAG AGAGAATATGAAGAATTTAAAGTCCGTATTAACGGGCTTGTTGCAAAGGCACAGAAGATTCCTGAAGAAGGATGGATTATGCAAGACGGTACACCATGGCCTGGAAACAACACCAGAGACCATCCAGGAATGATCCAG GTTTTCTTGGGCCAAAGTGGAGGGCTTGACGCTGAGGGTAATGAGCTTCCACGTTTAGTTTATGTTTCTCGTGAAAAGCGTCCAGGTTTTCAACATCACAAGAAGGCTGGTGCTATGAATGCACTT GTTCGAGTATCAGCAGTGCTTACCAATGGACCTTTCTTGTTGAATCTTGATTGTGATCACTACATAAATAACAGCAAGGCCTTGAGAGAAGCTATGTGTTTCCTAATGGATCCCAACCTTGGAAAACATGTTTGTTACGTTCAGTTTCCACAGAGGTTTGATGGTATTGATAGGAATGATCGATATGCCAACCGAAATACTGTCTTCTTTGAT ATCAACTTGAGAGGTCTGGATGGCATTCAAGGCCCTGTTTATGTGGGTACTGGATGCGTCTTCAATAGAACAGCTTTATATGGTTATGAGCCACCTCTCAAACCTAAGCATAAGAAAGCTGGATTTTTATCTTCGCTTTGTGGTGGGTCAAGAAAGAAGGGTTCAAAGTCTAGTAAAAAGGGTTCAGACAAGAAGAAATCTAGCAAGAATGTAGACCCCACTGTGCCTATTTTCAGTCTAGAGGATATAGAAGAGGGTGTGGAAG GTGCTGGATTTGACGATGAAAAGTCGCTACTCATGTCCCAAATGAGCCTGGAGAAAAGGTTTGGTCAGTCTGCTGTTTTTGTTGCGTCTACACTTATGGAGAATGGTGGTGTTCCACAATCTGCAACACCAGAAACTCTTCTTAAAGAGGCTATTCATGTCATCAGCTGTGGTTATGAGGACAAATCAGAATGGGGAACTGAG ATTGGATGGATTTATGGCTCTGTTACTGAAGATATTCTGACAGGATTTAAGATGCATGCTCGTGGTTGGCGGTCAATATACTGCATGCCCAAGCGCCCAGCCTTTAAAGGGTCTGCTCCTATTAATCTGTCAGATCGTTTGAACCAAGTGCTTCGATGGGCTTTAGGTTCTGTGGAAATTCTTCTCAGTAGACATTGCCCTATCTGGTACGGTTATAATGGCAGGCTTAAATGGCTCGAGAGGTTCGCATATATCAACACCACCATCTATCCAATCACtgctcttcctcttcttatGTATTGTACTTTGCCGGCTGTCTGTCTACTTACAAACAAGTTCATTATTCCACAG ATCAGTAACATTGCAAGTATATGGTTTATATCACTCTTTCTTTCCATCTTTGCTACCGGTATCCTAGAGATGAGGTGGAGTGGTGTTGGAATTGACGAGTGGTGGAGAAATGAGCAGTTTTGGGTTATTGGTGGTGTTTCAGCCCATCTCTTTGCCGTTTTCCAAGGTTTGCTTAAAGTACTTGCTGGTATTGACACCAACTTCACAGTTACATCCAAGGCATCAGATGAAGATGGAGACTTCGCTGAATTGTACTTGTTCAAGTGGACAACCCTTCTCATCCCACCAACAACTCTCCTTATCATAAACTTGGTTGGAGTCGTTGCAGGGATTTCCTATGCCATCAACAGCGGTTACCAATCATGGGGTCCTCTCTTTGGGAAGCTCTTCTTTGCCTTTTGGGTGATTGTCCATCTGTATCCCTTCCTTAAAGGTTTGATGGGTCGCCAGAACCGGACACCCACCATTGTTGTCGTCTGGTCAATTCTCCTTGCTTCAATTTTCTCATTGTTATGGGTGCGAGTAGATCCATTTACCACTAGAGTTACCGGTCCAGATGTTACGCAGTGTGGAATCAACTGCTAG